The Caenorhabditis elegans chromosome II genome has a segment encoding these proteins:
- the F43G6.10 gene encoding Small hydrophilic protein (Confirmed by transcript evidence): protein MGGCFSRRNNEVGQRPNLQPPLPPAQVERIGDPIVRDPAEPAQPMFLPPRQPPGQAPNPRTVEIIHDELEQEPEAVGAPAAEEEQLDHQQ, encoded by the exons aTGGGCGGATGCTTTTCCCGCAGAAACAATGAGGTCGGACAACGACCAAATCTCCAGCCGCCTCTGCCACCAGCACAAGTGGAACGAATCGGGGATCCTATAGTTCGAGATCCAG CCGAACCCGCCCAGCCCATGTTCCTGCCACCTCGCCAGCCACCGGGTCAAGCACCAAATCCACGAACAGTGGAAATCATTCACGATGAACTTGAACAAGAGCCAGAAGCCGTCGGAGCCCCCGCCGCCGAAGAAGAACAGTTGGATCATCAACAGTAG
- the F43G6.7 gene encoding Skin secretory protein xP2-like (Confirmed by transcript evidence) produces the protein MGGCFSRGSSEIGPGPWPSLESQPPAPGDQPVQGPADPAMLPPPHQQPGQAPDPPAAAQDELEQEPEAVAAPVAAPAAEEEQLDHQQ, from the exons ATGGGCGGATGCTTTTCCCGCGGAAGCAGCGAGATCGGACCGGGACCATGGCCATCACTAGAATCCCAGCCACCAGCCCCAGGGGATCAGCCAGTTCAAGGACCTG ctgaccCCGCCATGCTCCCGCCACCTCACCAGCAACCAGGTCAAGCACCAGATCCACCAGCAGCGGCTCAAGATGAACTTGAACAAGAGCCAGAAGCCGTAGCAGCCCCCGTCGCAGCTCCTGCCGCCGAAGAAGAACAGTTGGATCATCAGCAGTAG
- the F43G6.8 gene encoding RING-type domain-containing protein (Confirmed by transcript evidence) — MDHGRRRLHSGSTPRGGERPAKRERISVEEQQSQEIRNLKRKLEEARQREDKYIKNEQLHHTAMRSKQQRIERMEKSMESTNRKMYATQCRLNDMENIYDDLEMESKIMADFIDHYYDSRNITEEDRDELQDKLDEEAANYRDLEDRIKEVRHRDRYMKTVETERKRTTFYRKKMLELAEQLQFEQQEVTGETPLWKLCEICAHQFSHSDEYVPRVLVCGHTLCTSCIEKLDVGDGIRCPFCRTWTNMKRIEALPKNFQILQM, encoded by the exons ATGGATCACGGAAGACGTCGACTTCACAGCGGTTCGACTCCGAGAGGAGGAGAACGTCCTGCAAAACGGGAGAGAATTTCTGTGGAAGAGCAGCAAAGTCAGGAGATAAGGAATTTGAAGAGAAAGTTGGAGGAGGCTAGACAGAGAGAAGACAAGTATATTAAGAATGAACAGTTACATCATACGGCTATGAGAAGCAAGCAACAGAGAATTGAGagaatggaaaaatcaatggaaAGCACGAATAG AAAAATGTACGCCACACAATGCCGCCTGAATGACATGGAGAATATCTATGATGATTTGGAAATGGAGAGCAAGATTATGGCAGACTTTATAGATCACTACTATGATTCTCGGAATATTACTGAAGA GGATCGAGATGAATTGCAGGACAAGCTGGACGAAGAAGCTGCAAATTACAGGGATCTCGAAGACCGAATCAAGGAAGTTAGGCACCGAGATCGTTATATGAAAACTGTGGAGACTGAGAGAAAACGAACAACGTTCTATCGGAAGAAGATGCTCGAGTTGGCCGAGCAGCTGCAGTTTGAGCAGCAGGAGGTGACTGGAGAGACTCCTCTGTGGAAACTTTGCGAGATATGCGCGCATCAGTTTTCCCACAGTGATGAGTATGTACCACGTGTGTTGG TATGTGGTCACACACTTTGCACGTCTTGCATCGAAAAACTGGACGTTGGAGACGGAATTCGCTGCCCATTCTGCAGAACTTGGACCAATATGAAACGAATTGAAGctcttccaaaaaactttcagattctTCAAATGTGA
- the pap-3 gene encoding Poly(A) polymerase (Confirmed by transcript evidence) translates to MTSVNTLSVNITVPITRTFGVSQPISTALPNAKDLELTSSLQKTLNQYNSYEPQEETSQRVKVLQKLNGCVKQWIQKITEARYPKDQLFNAGGQLMAFGSYRLGVHSSGADIDTLVLAPRHATRADFFSSFKQMLAKDPEVTNLCAVENAFVPIMTMKYSGIEIDFLFARLALKEVPEDLDILDDALLKNLDQESVRSLNGCRVAENLLKLVPNQENFCITLRAIKLWAKNHGIYSNSMGFFGGITWAILVARACQLYPNASPSKLIQKVFFIFSTWKWPAPVLLDFISSDRMDLAQLNQLVWDPRRNQSDRYHLMPIVTPAFPQQNSTHNVSRSSMKVIQEEMKDALITCDNIQNGSCNWMDLLEEINFFSRYKHFISLSMTAETEKDELAFGGFFESRIRQLVLILEKNQGIKLAHINPKKFKAAKDPKKSVWFIGLQFDENVKNLDLTKDIQQFKRNIDYQAKSVKDIEANCAVETDFSYVKRSDLAQTISVKDLKQGKMYKKPESKDPVSKKRKVSENAPSVPKKQKLDVSEKSSVESLLKNLKKKSLIV, encoded by the coding sequence ATGACATCTGTAAATACCCTCTCTGTGAACATCACTGTCCCAATCACTCGCACATTTGGAGTTTCTCAACCAATTTCCACTGCTCTCCCAAATGCGAAAGACTTGGAGCTGACGTCATCACTTCAAAAAACACTCAATCAATACAACAGTTATGAGCCACAGGAGGAGACATCACAACGAGTCAAAGTACTGCAGAAGCTCAATGGATGTGTCAAGCAATGGATTCAAAAGATCACAGAAGCAAGATACCCAAAGGATCAATTGTTCAATGCCGGTGGACAGTTAATGGCTTTTGGTTCGTATCGCCTCGGAGTTCATTCAAGTGGAGCTGACATCGACACACTCGTACTGGCGCCACGACATGCCACACGTGCTGACTTCTTCTCCAGTTTCAAGCAAATGCTCGCTAAGGATCCAGAAGTCACCAATCTGTGCGCTGTGGAAAACGCTTTCGTTCCAATCATGACAATGAAGTACTCTGGTATTGAAATCGACTTTCTTTTTGCTCGACTTGCCTTGAAGGAAGTACCTGAAGATTTGGATATCCTAGATGACGCTCTTCTGAAGAATCTGGATCAAGAGAGTGTGAGAAGCCTGAATGGATGCCGAGTTGCTGAGAATTTGTTGAAGCTAGTCCCAAACCAGGAAAACTTCTGCATCACTCTTCGTGCCATCAAATTGTGGGCTAAAAACCATGGAATCTACTCGAATTCAATGGGTTTCTTTGGAGGAATCACATGGGCAATTCTGGTTGCTCGTGCTTGTCAGCTTTATCCAAACGCGAGTCCATCCAAATTGATTCAGAAAGtgttcttcattttctccacATGGAAATGGCCGGCTCCAGTGCTTCTTGATTTCATCAGCAGTGATCGGATGGATTTGGCTCAGCTCAATCAATTAGTTTGGGATCCTAGAAGAAATCAATCTGATCGATACCATTTGATGCCAATTGTGACTCCTGCATTCCCACAGCAAAATTCAACTCACAATGTGTCACGGTCATCAATGAAAGTGATCCAGGAAGAAATGAAGGATGCATTGATCACATGCGACAATATTCAGAATGGAAGTTGCAATTGGATGGATCTTCTAGAAGAAATCAACTTCTTCAGTCGGTACAAGCACTTCATTTCCTTGTCAATGACAGCTGAAACTGAAAAGGATGAGTTGGCGTTTGGAGGATTCTTCGAGTCAAGGATCAGACAACTTGTGCTCATTTTGGAGAAGAATCAGGGAATCAAGCTTGCTCATATCAATCCAAAGAAGTTCAAAGCTGCTAAGGATCCAAAGAAATCAGTTTGGTTCATTGGTTTGCAATTTGATGAGAATGTGAAGAATCTGGATTTGACAAAGGACATTCAGCAGTTCAAGAGAAACATCGATTATCAAGCAAAGTCTGTGAAAGATATTGAAGCGAATTGTGCAGTGGAAACCGATTTTTCCTATGTGAAGAGATCAGATTTGGCTCAGACGATTTCTGTGAAAGATCTGAAACAAGGAAAAATGTACAAGAAGCCCGAGAGCAAGGATCCAGTCAGCAAGAAGCGGAAAGTATCAGAAAATGCTCCAAGTGTTCCAAAAAAGCAGAAATTGGATGTTTCCGAGAAGTCTTCAGTGGAATCGTTActcaaaaacttgaagaagaagagcttaattgtttga
- the Y6D1A.2 gene encoding RING-type domain-containing protein (Confirmed by transcript evidence) produces the protein MPRAKTMNPTGTSTSIEIPITARRSDRIGIRTKEIERLKAAHKMQVDALNIELTAVQNVLKEKSIINQSLTESLRNISANVRHRVDADSFKIELKREAMEKFHIRVELLAQCAKVKELERDKFQLSYQMQELRTIGEHQNLIKMVDEERERADVQRKRALEQVALALKKEEESDGQPKPWRMCEICSREYEDTKERVPRVLDCGHTICHECITRIHKPTEPFKCPFDRKIIEMDGRNVESFPKNYTILQM, from the exons ATGCCAAGAGCTAAAACCATGAATCCGACAG GAACCTCTACCTCAATTGAAATACCTATCACCGCCCGTAGAAGTGATCGCATTGGAATTAGGACGAAGGAAATTGAAAGATTAAAAGCTGCACATAAAATGCAAGTTGATGCACTGAACATTGAGCTGACAGCAgttcaaaacgttttgaaagaaaaatcaataataaatcAATCGCTAACGGAAAGTTTGAGAAATATAAGTGCAAATGTTAGACATCGAGTGGACGCCGAtagcttcaaaattgagctgaaAAGAGAAGCGATGGAAAAATTCCACATTCGAGTGGAGTTGTTGGCTCAATGTGCAAAAGTGAAGGAATTGGAGAGGGATAAATTCCAATTGAGCTATCAAATGCAGGAATTGAGAACTATTGGAGAGCATCAAAATCTGATAAAGATGGTTGATGAAGAACGCGAGAGAGCGGATGttcagagaaaaagagcattGGAGCAGGTCGCGTTGGCtctgaaaaaggaagaagaatCCGATGGACAACCGAAACCTTGGAGGATGTGTGAGATTTGTAGTCGGGAGTATGAGGATACTAAGGAGCGTGTGCCAAGGGTTCTTG actGCGGGCACACAATTTGCCACGAATGCATCACGAGAATCCATAAGCCAACGGAACCATTCAAATGTCcttttgatagaaaaatcaTTGAGATGGACGGCCGGAATGTGGAGAGctttccgaaaaattataCTATTCTTCAAATGTGA
- the Y6D1A.1 gene encoding Ribonuclease H (Confirmed by transcript evidence) — translation MNRPRGHHSGQVTTNLPHKGFFSRIEDSSNSDEDGYYDDIKKNWHKRWFDTSNFRERMENLTLEGKRRSPPRVRREPPMRSPGRNEVMSPERRYGTRSASSRSQNECSCRNRAPARSPIHDHERLNYRNHRRSPSPVRSDYENYRQDLSLQRSITSRQQNYHDHSGRGSRGARSSVGTSRQQYGRRMSFDRSPSPSRAPGRGSRISDRGGDYRDSGFSSQQSADPRSDRQDQNKPIHQNQREHKIWAKDYRKIANVNFVNEKVKHPCALCGYRHSVDQCFKFINVNNRRKALIMAGRCTRCLGRHSFKDCRSAKFNVCMYCKDEDPNVELHNYGLCAKPTPSQEPEPEIQNFHDQMRSYDRSPVRASSKNQERSVNCSPSSPRKNHRNDRRSSFLPERNFNSRQGEDQRRDRQELTDSSHQQQREHKKRFNNGLYRRISEVNFVNEFVKHPCVLCGNRHTVDQCFKIINVNNRREALLMGGRCTRCLGKHSFQTCRRVESHVCRYCNDEDPNVELHNYGLCPKPTPSQKPAEDESAL, via the exons atgaatcGCCCACGAGGCCATCATTCAGGACAAGTCACCACAAACTTGCCGCACAAAGGATTTTTCAGCCGAATCGAAGATTCATCCAACAGCGATGAGGACGGTTATTATGACGATATTAAGAAGAATTGGCATAAGAGATGGTTTGACACCTCGAACTTCCGTGAGAGAATGGAGAACTTGACGCTCGAAGGGAAACGTAGAAGTCCTCCCAGGGTCCGGCGAGAGCCCCCGATGCGGAGTCCAGGAAGAAATGAGGTGATGTCTCCTGAGAGAAGGTATGGGACAAGATCTGCAAGTTCCAGAAGCCAGAATGAGTGCTCCTGCAGAAATCGTGCTCCAGCTCGCAGCCCGATTCATGACCATGAACGATTGAACTACAGGAATCATCGCCGTTCCCCAAGTCCTGTGAGAAGCGACTATGAGAACTATCGACAAGACTTGAGCCTGCAGAGATCCATAACATCAAGACAACAAAATTATCATGATCATAGCGGCCGAGGATCCAGAGGTGCAAGATCTTCAGTCGGAACCTCCAGACAACAGTATGGACGTCGGATGAGCTTTGATCGTTCCCCAAGTCCTTCGAGAGCTCCAGGACGTGGCTCCAGAATCAGTGACCGAGGTGGAGATTATCGAGACTCAGGCTTCAGCAGTCAACAATCAGCGGATCCTAGAAGTGATCGACAGGATCAGAATAAGCCTATACATCAAAATCAAAGAG AGCACAAAATATGGGCCAAGGACTACCGCAAAATTGCCAATGTAAACTTTGTGAACGAAAAAGTCAAGCACCCGTGTGCTCTCTGTGGCTATCGACATTCAGTGGatcaatgtttcaaatttatcaatGTGAACAACCGAAGAAAAGCTTTGATTATGGCTGGAAGATGCACTAGATGTCTTGGAAGACATTCTTTCAAGGATTGTCGTAGTGCGAAATTCAACGTGTGCATGTATTGTAAGGATGAGGATCCGAACGTTGAACTTCACAATTATGGATTGTGTGCAAAGCCGACTCCGAGCCAGGAACCAGAAcctgaaatacaaaattttcatgatcAAATGAGAAGCTATGATCGTTCTCCAGTCCGGGCATCTTCAAAGAACCAAGAAAGATCTGTGAATTGTTCTCCAAGTTCTCCTagaaaaaatcatcgaaacgATCGACGCTCGAGCTTCCTCCCAGAAAGAAACTTCAACAGTCGACAGGGAGAAGATCAGAGAAGAGATCGCCAGGAACTTACTGATTCGAGTCATCAACAGCAAAGAG AGCACAAAAAACGATTCAATAACGGACTCTACCGAAGAATTTCTGAAGTGAACTTTGTTAACGAGTTTGTCAAGCACCCATGTGTACTCTGTGGCAATCGGCATACGGTAGATCAAtgctttaaaattatcaatgtGAACAACCGAAGAGAAGCATTGCTCATGGGTGGACGATGCACCAGATGTCTTGGAAAACATTCGTTCCAGACTTGTCGTCGTGTGGAATCACATGTATGTCGATATTGCAATGATGAGGATCCAAACGTTGAACTTCATAATTATGGGCTCTGTCCAAAGCCTACTCCGAGCCAAAAGCCAGCGGAAGATGAATCTGCTTTATGA
- the pes-5 gene encoding Patterned Expression Site (Confirmed by transcript evidence;~Product from WormBase gene class pes): MYHNQNQGGWPRGGGRRWRGNGGDRNRFNNRRSPDRRQSPPRDFGRDQYHQSHRSWSPESSRQEQWYPSPNRRYQERSSPEQYYFQKRRPRTPDRRSPRPGRYFPVFRRSFSPVQRHQMNRPFHSNESFRRSPSLERNYRGGSQNFSNASQTSDQQFHSNRCPAHEPRQFENDYHYHSRSPSFDRRSTQNQRRSSSPRNYERQGYFQRSSSPESGSPGGYRPRSQSPPARHPNFEDRYPQPPSDNYTPMRSLKSPEIDPIDFDRLRIELLKPEPVYVYRRQLEPIPNQQNNVIDNEPWVPDTAQANDVPSCLFHTNGYKNAIKSRPMREICNESYVNRKIRRPCVFCNKQHSVDECHEITNVEKRREFLEDAGICTRCLGRHSIRNCFNRAHYECDYCSDEDPDVEPHHSCLCPLPGTKTEFVDMSLFNF, from the exons ATGTATCACAATCAGAACCAAGGTGGTTGGCCAAGAGGCGGAGGACGAAGATGGCGTGGTAATGGTGGCGACAGAAATAGGTTCAACAATCGGCGGAGTCCAGATAGAAGACAAAGCCCACCGAGGGATTTTGGCAGAGACCAGTACCATCAGTCTCATAGATCCTGGTCTCCAGAATCGTCCAGACAGGAGCAGTGGTATCCCTCTCCAAACCGTCGGTATCAAGAAAGATCCTCACCCGAGCAGTATTACTTCCAAAAGCGGAGACCACGAACTCCGGATCGGAGGTCACCTAGACCAGGCAGATATTTCCCTGTTTTCAGAAGGTCGTTTAGTCCGGTTCAGAGGCATCAAATGAACCGGCCATTCCACTCAAACGAAAGCTTCAGAAGATCCCCAAGTCTGGAAAGAAACTATCGAGGAGGAtcacaaaacttttcaaatgcaTCACAAACATCGGATCAGCAATTCCACTCAAATAGATGTCCAGCTCATGAGCCAAGACAATTCGAGAACGATTACCATTATCACTCAAGATCCCCGAGTTTTGATAGAAGATCCACGCAGAATCAACGACGATCCTCGAGTCCAAGGAACTATGAACGTCAAGGATACTTTCAACGATCTTCAAGTCCAGAATCAGGGTCTCCCGGGGGATACAGACCAAGATCCCAGAGCCCGCCTGCACGCCATCCAAACTTTGAGGACAGATATCCACAGCCACCAAGCGACAACTACACACCGATGCGATCTCTAAAAAGTCCTGAAATTGATCCAATTGATTTCGACCGCTTACGAATCGAATTGCTGAAGCCTGAACCAGTGTACGTATATCGTCGTCAACTAGAACCAATCCCAAATCAGCAGAATAatg tcATCGACAACGAACCATGGGTCCCCGACACCGCCCAAGCCAACGATGTCCCGAGTTGCCTCTTCCACACGAACGGCTACAAGAACGCCATCAAATCCCGTCCTATGCGAGAAATTTGCAATGAAAGCTACGTCAATCGGAAGATCAGACGCCCGTGTGTTTTCTGCAACAAGCAGCACTCTGTGGATGAATGTCATGAAATAACGAATGTGGAGAAGCGAAGAGAGTTTCTGGAAGATGCGGGAATCTGCACCAGATGTCTTGGAAGGCATTCCATTCGGAATTGTTTCAATCGAGCGCATTATGAATGCGATTATTGTAGTGATGAGGATCCTGATGTTGAGCCTCACCACTCGTGTTTATGTCCACTGCCGGGGACGAAAACGGAGTTTGTCGATATGAGCTtgtttaacttttaa
- the pes-5 gene encoding Patterned Expression Site (Product from WormBase gene class pes;~Confirmed by transcript evidence) has product MNRPFHSNESFRRSPSLERNYRGGSQNFSNASQTSDQQFHSNRCPAHEPRQFENDYHYHSRSPSFDRRSTQNQRRSSSPRNYERQGYFQRSSSPESGSPGGYRPRSQSPPARHPNFEDRYPQPPSDNYTPMRSLKSPEIDPIDFDRLRIELLKPEPVYVYRRQLEPIPNQQNNVIDNEPWVPDTAQANDVPSCLFHTNGYKNAIKSRPMREICNESYVNRKIRRPCVFCNKQHSVDECHEITNVEKRREFLEDAGICTRCLGRHSIRNCFNRAHYECDYCSDEDPDVEPHHSCLCPLPGTKTEFVDMSLFNF; this is encoded by the exons ATGAACCGGCCATTCCACTCAAACGAAAGCTTCAGAAGATCCCCAAGTCTGGAAAGAAACTATCGAGGAGGAtcacaaaacttttcaaatgcaTCACAAACATCGGATCAGCAATTCCACTCAAATAGATGTCCAGCTCATGAGCCAAGACAATTCGAGAACGATTACCATTATCACTCAAGATCCCCGAGTTTTGATAGAAGATCCACGCAGAATCAACGACGATCCTCGAGTCCAAGGAACTATGAACGTCAAGGATACTTTCAACGATCTTCAAGTCCAGAATCAGGGTCTCCCGGGGGATACAGACCAAGATCCCAGAGCCCGCCTGCACGCCATCCAAACTTTGAGGACAGATATCCACAGCCACCAAGCGACAACTACACACCGATGCGATCTCTAAAAAGTCCTGAAATTGATCCAATTGATTTCGACCGCTTACGAATCGAATTGCTGAAGCCTGAACCAGTGTACGTATATCGTCGTCAACTAGAACCAATCCCAAATCAGCAGAATAatg tcATCGACAACGAACCATGGGTCCCCGACACCGCCCAAGCCAACGATGTCCCGAGTTGCCTCTTCCACACGAACGGCTACAAGAACGCCATCAAATCCCGTCCTATGCGAGAAATTTGCAATGAAAGCTACGTCAATCGGAAGATCAGACGCCCGTGTGTTTTCTGCAACAAGCAGCACTCTGTGGATGAATGTCATGAAATAACGAATGTGGAGAAGCGAAGAGAGTTTCTGGAAGATGCGGGAATCTGCACCAGATGTCTTGGAAGGCATTCCATTCGGAATTGTTTCAATCGAGCGCATTATGAATGCGATTATTGTAGTGATGAGGATCCTGATGTTGAGCCTCACCACTCGTGTTTATGTCCACTGCCGGGGACGAAAACGGAGTTTGTCGATATGAGCTtgtttaacttttaa
- the pes-5 gene encoding Patterned Expression Site (Partially confirmed by transcript evidence;~Product from WormBase gene class pes), with product MYHERDASSTCIASPAIKLPSSAAFCLFYRFCAFFSLILYLAFPVTMYHNQNQGGWPRGGGRRWRGNGGDRNRFNNRRSPDRRQSPPRDFGRDQYHQSHRSWSPESSRQEQWYPSPNRRYQERSSPEQYYFQKRRPRTPDRRSPRPGRYFPVFRRSFSPVQRHQMNRPFHSNESFRRSPSLERNYRGGSQNFSNASQTSDQQFHSNRCPAHEPRQFENDYHYHSRSPSFDRRSTQNQRRSSSPRNYERQGYFQRSSSPESGSPGGYRPRSQSPPARHPNFEDRYPQPPSDNYTPMRSLKSPEIDPIDFDRLRIELLKPEPVYVYRRQLEPIPNQQNNVIDNEPWVPDTAQANDVPSCLFHTNGYKNAIKSRPMREICNESYVNRKIRRPCVFCNKQHSVDECHEITNVEKRREFLEDAGICTRCLGRHSIRNCFNRAHYECDYCSDEDPDVEPHHSCLCPLPGTKTEFVDMSLFNF from the exons ATGTACCATGAACGAGATGCCAGCTCTACATGCATCGCCTCCCCTGCAATAAAACTGCCCTCTTCCGCAGCGTTCTGTCTGTTTTATCGTTTTTGCGCATTCTTTTCG ctcatcTTATACCTTGCGTTTCCTGTAACTATGTATCACAATCAGAACCAAGGTGGTTGGCCAAGAGGCGGAGGACGAAGATGGCGTGGTAATGGTGGCGACAGAAATAGGTTCAACAATCGGCGGAGTCCAGATAGAAGACAAAGCCCACCGAGGGATTTTGGCAGAGACCAGTACCATCAGTCTCATAGATCCTGGTCTCCAGAATCGTCCAGACAGGAGCAGTGGTATCCCTCTCCAAACCGTCGGTATCAAGAAAGATCCTCACCCGAGCAGTATTACTTCCAAAAGCGGAGACCACGAACTCCGGATCGGAGGTCACCTAGACCAGGCAGATATTTCCCTGTTTTCAGAAGGTCGTTTAGTCCGGTTCAGAGGCATCAAATGAACCGGCCATTCCACTCAAACGAAAGCTTCAGAAGATCCCCAAGTCTGGAAAGAAACTATCGAGGAGGAtcacaaaacttttcaaatgcaTCACAAACATCGGATCAGCAATTCCACTCAAATAGATGTCCAGCTCATGAGCCAAGACAATTCGAGAACGATTACCATTATCACTCAAGATCCCCGAGTTTTGATAGAAGATCCACGCAGAATCAACGACGATCCTCGAGTCCAAGGAACTATGAACGTCAAGGATACTTTCAACGATCTTCAAGTCCAGAATCAGGGTCTCCCGGGGGATACAGACCAAGATCCCAGAGCCCGCCTGCACGCCATCCAAACTTTGAGGACAGATATCCACAGCCACCAAGCGACAACTACACACCGATGCGATCTCTAAAAAGTCCTGAAATTGATCCAATTGATTTCGACCGCTTACGAATCGAATTGCTGAAGCCTGAACCAGTGTACGTATATCGTCGTCAACTAGAACCAATCCCAAATCAGCAGAATAatg tcATCGACAACGAACCATGGGTCCCCGACACCGCCCAAGCCAACGATGTCCCGAGTTGCCTCTTCCACACGAACGGCTACAAGAACGCCATCAAATCCCGTCCTATGCGAGAAATTTGCAATGAAAGCTACGTCAATCGGAAGATCAGACGCCCGTGTGTTTTCTGCAACAAGCAGCACTCTGTGGATGAATGTCATGAAATAACGAATGTGGAGAAGCGAAGAGAGTTTCTGGAAGATGCGGGAATCTGCACCAGATGTCTTGGAAGGCATTCCATTCGGAATTGTTTCAATCGAGCGCATTATGAATGCGATTATTGTAGTGATGAGGATCCTGATGTTGAGCCTCACCACTCGTGTTTATGTCCACTGCCGGGGACGAAAACGGAGTTTGTCGATATGAGCTtgtttaacttttaa
- the clec-144 gene encoding C-type lectin domain-containing protein (Confirmed by transcript evidence) gives MSRMIFLFLIPVVTSCIPTQQIETTTTTTTTTTTTMTTTTTTEMPCPTDWEKFERPSGPWCVKLFVGLYLQGNRNEASARCAAEGAVLSGVQNQAELNAMTRQFTKLRYGYFWVGAMRKTSCLMSQLTATCTALNSFEWTDGSTTGTDGFIWKTGDPNNYLYNLYDEPCVAVDVNLMKDIA, from the exons ATGTCTAGGATGATTTTTCTGTTCCTTATTCCCGTGGTCACTTCTTGTATTCCAACTCAACAAATTGAAA CGACAACGACAACAACTACCACAACAACCACGACTATGACTACCACTACAACTACTGAAA TGCCGTGTCCAACTGACTGGGAAAAGTTTGAACGCCCTAGCGGGCCATGGTGTGTCAAG ctATTTGTTGGGCTATATTTACAAGGAAATCGTAACGAAGCAAGTGCCCGTTGTGCTGCAGAGGGAGCAGTTCTCAGTGGAGTTCAAAATCAAGCAGAATTGAACGCTATGACTA GACAATTCACAAAGTTGAGATACGGTTATTTCTGGGTTGGTGCAATGAGAAAAACGTCATGTTTAATGTCGCAGCTGACGGCGACATGTACTGCACTGAATTCTTTTGAATGGACAGATGGCTCAACCACGGGTACAGATGGATTTATTTGGAAGACCGGAGATCCAAACAACTACCTATATAATCTCTATGA CGAACCCTGCGTTGCTGTAGATGTTAACCTGATGAAGGATATAGC atga